One window of bacterium genomic DNA carries:
- a CDS encoding TIGR00282 family metallophosphoesterase, giving the protein MRVLVIGDIVGKKGRQVIKALLPNIKQEYQIDLCVANGENLAGGFGLTQKTANEVFTAGVDVLTSGNHVWSKKEIYEIIENENILRPLNYPTGVPGRGYNLYKVQNDLLCVINLAGRVFIDELDCPFRVVLPEITKIREKTKNIIVDMHAEATSEKVAMGWYLDGKVSAVIGTHTHVQTADERILPEGTAYITDAGMTGPRDSIIGIKKEIVLKKFLTQIPLRFEVAKGIGQIGGVLVEIDTSTGKAKSIIRIQQFLEEENS; this is encoded by the coding sequence TTGAGAGTTTTAGTTATAGGTGATATTGTCGGAAAAAAGGGAAGACAGGTAATTAAGGCATTATTACCTAATATTAAACAAGAATATCAAATTGACCTCTGTGTAGCCAATGGTGAAAATCTTGCTGGCGGATTTGGATTAACTCAAAAAACAGCAAATGAAGTCTTTACTGCGGGCGTAGATGTTCTAACCAGTGGTAACCATGTCTGGAGTAAAAAAGAAATCTATGAAATAATAGAAAATGAAAATATCTTAAGACCCCTTAATTATCCCACTGGAGTTCCCGGAAGAGGATATAATCTTTATAAAGTCCAAAATGACCTGTTATGTGTGATAAATTTAGCCGGAAGAGTTTTCATTGATGAATTAGATTGTCCATTCCGGGTCGTCCTACCTGAAATTACTAAAATAAGAGAAAAGACAAAAAACATAATTGTAGATATGCACGCTGAGGCTACTTCGGAAAAAGTAGCTATGGGCTGGTATTTAGACGGAAAGGTAAGTGCAGTCATTGGCACACATACCCATGTTCAAACCGCAGATGAAAGAATATTGCCTGAAGGAACCGCATATATTACTGATGCCGGAATGACTGGTCCTCGAGATTCAATTATTGGTATAAAAAAGGAAATAGTTTTAAAAAAATTCCTGACTCAAATACCATTAAGATTCGAAGTGGCTAAAGGTATAGGTCAAATTGGCGGCGTCCTCGTTGAAATTGATACCTCTACGGGCAAAGCAAAAAGTATTATCAGAATACAACAATTTCTTGAGGAAGAAAATTCGTAA
- the rny gene encoding ribonuclease Y: MEQGNIIIPVLITGLLCAILGYLGRKYLEKVKTSSAEEISRQILAEAEEDAQRAKKEALLEAKDELYKEKTEFERETRNRRLELEKLETRLRQKEESLEQKLGKLERKEKENQSLQDILQQEKKEIERLKSNQIKQLESISGLSCDEAKKMLIQSIESEIRHEANKMIKEIEDEAKNTAEKKAKWIISQAIQRCAADQVVETTVSVVALPSDEMKGRIIGREGRNIRTIENLTGVDLIIDDTPEAVILSGFDPIKREIAKVSLERLITDGRIHPARIEEVIAKVEKDVEQSLKEEGEKATFDLGVHGFNKEMLYLLGKLKFRTSFGQNVLQHSIEVAQLAALMAAELNVDVPLVKRAGLLHDLGKSIDSTVEGSHASIGADLCRKYGESPEIIHAIAAHHGEIEPKTVEAVLIQAADAVSAARPGVRKESLENYIRRLEKLEQIANSFRGVEKSYAIRAGRELRVIVSSNEVDEAELFALGREIAKKIEEELEYPGQVKVTIIRETREVVYAK; encoded by the coding sequence GTGGAGCAAGGTAATATTATCATACCTGTCCTCATTACAGGGCTACTGTGTGCTATTTTGGGTTATTTGGGCCGTAAATATCTCGAAAAGGTTAAAACCTCTTCGGCTGAAGAAATAAGTAGACAGATACTTGCTGAGGCAGAAGAAGATGCGCAAAGAGCAAAAAAAGAAGCACTTCTTGAAGCAAAAGATGAGTTGTATAAGGAAAAGACTGAATTTGAACGGGAAACTCGAAACAGACGACTTGAACTTGAAAAATTAGAGACAAGACTTAGACAGAAAGAAGAAAGTTTAGAACAAAAATTGGGTAAATTAGAGAGAAAAGAAAAAGAAAACCAAAGTCTCCAAGATATACTTCAGCAGGAAAAAAAGGAAATAGAGAGGTTAAAATCAAACCAGATTAAACAATTAGAAAGTATTTCAGGATTAAGTTGTGATGAAGCCAAAAAGATGTTGATTCAAAGTATTGAAAGCGAGATTAGACATGAAGCGAATAAAATGATAAAAGAGATAGAGGATGAGGCAAAGAACACTGCGGAAAAGAAGGCTAAATGGATAATTTCTCAGGCTATTCAAAGATGTGCGGCTGACCAGGTAGTTGAAACTACAGTCTCTGTAGTTGCATTACCAAGTGATGAAATGAAAGGAAGAATAATTGGTCGCGAAGGACGGAATATAAGAACCATCGAGAATTTGACCGGTGTGGATTTGATTATCGATGATACGCCAGAAGCAGTTATACTCTCGGGCTTTGACCCAATAAAAAGGGAGATTGCTAAAGTTTCATTAGAACGATTGATTACAGATGGAAGGATTCATCCCGCAAGAATTGAAGAGGTAATTGCAAAAGTAGAAAAGGATGTAGAACAATCACTAAAAGAGGAAGGCGAGAAGGCTACTTTTGACCTCGGTGTTCATGGATTTAACAAGGAAATGCTGTATTTACTGGGTAAATTGAAATTCCGTACCAGTTTTGGTCAAAATGTCTTACAACACAGTATCGAAGTTGCTCAATTAGCCGCTCTTATGGCCGCAGAACTAAATGTAGATGTCCCTTTAGTTAAACGAGCCGGATTACTCCATGACCTTGGCAAATCAATCGATTCTACCGTAGAAGGTTCACATGCTTCTATTGGCGCCGATTTATGCCGTAAATATGGTGAATCACCTGAAATAATACACGCTATTGCCGCTCATCATGGAGAGATTGAACCCAAAACCGTCGAAGCAGTTTTAATTCAAGCCGCAGATGCTGTCTCGGCCGCAAGACCTGGTGTCCGAAAAGAAAGCCTGGAAAATTATATCCGCCGATTAGAAAAATTAGAACAAATTGCTAATTCTTTTCGTGGTGTAGAAAAATCTTACGCAATCCGGGCAGGTAGAGAACTACGGGTTATCGTCTCATCTAACGAAGTAGATGAAGCAGAATTATTTGCTCTGGGAAGAGAAATTGCTAAGAAGATTGAAGAAGAATTAGAATATCCTGGTCAGGTTAAAGTAACCATAATTAGAGAAACTCGTGAAGTAGTTTATGCAAAATAA
- a CDS encoding PQQ-binding-like beta-propeller repeat protein produces the protein MKNISLAKKNNIFIQALSLSSLILFFLMGIILLNIDLKRIYQLKSEMITICEQSASKGAFYLLEGIPMVNLIVNHFIKKSGFEIDNILIKTEDLKIEILLTKKIRLISGVIFGFSHQKINTRAVAYHQPMQKIWEFDTRSHIHSSPVIQEDILYCGVASGFMYALDITTGRRLWSFDTSSGILYDKNGVAVEYENYKLNRGGCCIQSNPIISNNCLYFTVLNAENNPQRFTYLYRLDTMTGSPQWLSPTLISDGYGREDYIWCNSSPVIFKDTCYVGSVEGKLYAINIDSGKIIDNYSTSGSIISSPLIKDEIIYFGSNDGKLRALKILRSGKLELKWAYPWTGSLEPIRCKPTIFANKVYFTAGKYYIYAVDIQSEELSWAYDTSEINISHFDILSSPVIQVTFNGEKLIHFGTGEGVAICLKEDNNEVELKWRRNLGVKIESSPVISDGIIYYGVKSGQDKGCLFALSSLDGTILQKYYIKNNLRSTPTIHNQTLYFGGCDSCIQAIKME, from the coding sequence GTGAAGAATATATCGTTGGCAAAAAAAAATAATATTTTTATCCAGGCACTATCTCTATCATCTTTAATTTTATTTTTCTTGATGGGAATTATACTCCTGAATATTGATTTAAAAAGAATCTATCAATTGAAATCAGAAATGATAACAATCTGTGAACAGTCAGCCTCTAAAGGTGCTTTTTATCTTTTAGAAGGAATTCCCATGGTAAATTTGATTGTAAATCATTTTATTAAAAAAAGTGGTTTTGAGATAGATAATATTTTGATTAAAACAGAAGATTTGAAGATAGAAATCCTTTTAACTAAAAAAATAAGGCTTATCTCTGGAGTAATATTCGGTTTTAGTCACCAAAAGATAAATACACGGGCTGTCGCCTATCATCAACCTATGCAAAAAATATGGGAATTTGATACCAGGTCTCATATTCATTCTTCGCCTGTTATCCAGGAGGATATTTTATATTGCGGAGTGGCTTCAGGATTTATGTATGCACTTGATATAACGACGGGCAGAAGATTGTGGAGTTTCGATACATCTTCCGGCATCCTCTATGATAAAAATGGCGTGGCAGTAGAATATGAAAATTATAAACTTAATCGAGGTGGCTGTTGTATTCAATCTAATCCCATAATAAGTAATAATTGCCTTTACTTTACTGTACTTAATGCTGAAAACAATCCACAGAGATTTACCTATCTTTATAGATTAGATACTATGACTGGTTCTCCGCAATGGCTTTCGCCTACCTTGATTAGCGATGGCTATGGTCGAGAAGATTATATCTGGTGTAATTCTTCTCCAGTGATTTTCAAAGATACTTGTTATGTAGGCAGTGTGGAGGGAAAACTTTATGCCATAAATATTGACAGCGGTAAAATAATTGATAATTATTCTACTTCTGGCTCGATTATTTCATCACCATTGATTAAAGATGAAATTATTTACTTTGGCTCAAATGACGGTAAATTAAGGGCACTTAAGATACTCAGATCAGGAAAATTGGAATTAAAATGGGCATATCCCTGGACAGGCTCTTTAGAACCAATTAGATGCAAACCAACTATATTTGCCAACAAGGTATATTTCACCGCTGGAAAATATTATATCTATGCGGTAGATATTCAATCTGAGGAATTATCCTGGGCTTATGATACATCAGAGATAAATATTAGCCATTTTGATATTCTTTCTTCGCCAGTAATTCAAGTAACTTTTAACGGAGAAAAACTTATCCACTTTGGCACTGGAGAAGGTGTTGCAATTTGCTTAAAAGAAGATAATAATGAAGTTGAACTGAAATGGAGGCGAAATTTAGGAGTTAAAATAGAATCTTCCCCGGTTATCTCAGATGGGATAATTTATTATGGAGTTAAATCTGGTCAGGATAAAGGATGTTTATTTGCTTTAAGTTCGCTGGATGGCACTATCCTGCAAAAATATTACATTAAAAATAACCTTCGTTCAACGCCGACAATTCATAATCAGACTTTATATTTTGGTGGCTGTGATTCCTGTATTCAGGCAATTAAAATGGAATAA
- a CDS encoding precorrin-8X methylmutase, whose translation MDAILLLGHGSRLSETNKTLLQMAQMVKEIGKIPLVEIAFLQFQRPDFFDAVKTCISKNAKKIIVHPYFLYQGRHFEEDITEMITEAKKRYNEIEFILTEPLGVHENIARLVLERTKKNIREVKILKSDEIEEKSIEIIGEELGETNFRAPELSIVKRVIHASADFDFAKNLRFHPEAVEAGIRAIKAGKDILVDVRMVEAGINKRLLQNWHGRVICKIQNFASQHSSNSKSKIQTPEDKTKAEMGIEMALQKNNNIGIIAIGNAPTALYRAMKLIHAGIYTPGLVIGVPVGFVKAVESKEVLLHMKYPFITSVGRKGGSPVAVAIVNSLLKIAEGNTVTVPVIQTLDIRHKTIDSIYAGN comes from the coding sequence ATGGACGCAATCCTGCTTTTAGGACATGGCAGTAGGTTATCCGAAACCAATAAAACACTCCTTCAAATGGCTCAAATGGTTAAGGAGATAGGTAAGATACCATTGGTTGAGATAGCATTTTTACAGTTCCAGAGGCCTGATTTCTTTGACGCTGTCAAGACCTGCATCTCGAAGAACGCAAAAAAAATCATTGTCCATCCTTATTTCCTCTATCAGGGAAGACATTTTGAAGAAGATATAACCGAAATGATTACAGAGGCAAAAAAGAGATATAACGAAATTGAGTTTATCCTCACAGAACCTCTGGGCGTGCATGAAAATATCGCCAGACTCGTCCTGGAACGAACAAAGAAGAATATCCGTGAGGTTAAAATACTCAAATCTGATGAAATAGAGGAGAAAAGCATTGAGATAATTGGCGAAGAACTGGGTGAAACAAACTTCCGTGCTCCTGAATTATCCATTGTCAAAAGGGTTATCCATGCCAGTGCAGATTTTGATTTTGCTAAAAATCTACGATTCCACCCAGAAGCCGTAGAGGCAGGAATAAGAGCAATAAAGGCGGGAAAAGATATTCTTGTGGATGTCAGGATGGTTGAGGCAGGGATAAATAAGAGATTGCTTCAAAACTGGCATGGAAGAGTTATCTGTAAAATCCAAAATTTTGCTTCGCAACATTCTTCGAATTCAAAATCTAAAATCCAAACACCAGAAGATAAAACAAAAGCAGAAATGGGAATAGAAATGGCATTACAGAAAAATAACAATATTGGTATCATTGCCATTGGAAATGCGCCCACAGCCCTCTACCGGGCAATGAAACTCATCCATGCTGGAATTTACACCCCTGGACTTGTTATTGGTGTGCCAGTTGGCTTTGTTAAGGCAGTTGAGTCAAAAGAGGTGCTCCTGCATATGAAATATCCATTTATTACCTCAGTGGGAAGAAAAGGCGGAAGTCCGGTCGCAGTGGCAATAGTCAATAGCCTTTTAAAAATAGCAGAAGGAAATACAGTAACCGTTCCTGTGATTCAGACACTGGACATCAGACACAAGACTATAGACTCTATTTATGCAGGAAATTAG
- a CDS encoding diphthine--ammonia ligase, translated as MAKTKAFCCWSGGKDSLLACVRASKEVKVTYLLNMADENGISSRSHGLGSNVLKLQAEIIGIPLVQKKTSRQTYEQRFKEAIAEIKNLGVSQGVFGDIDVVEHRDWIERVCREKEITPIFPLWEADREEMLAEFMQAGFRAVVVSNKIGQEWLGREIDEQFVNELKALGNIDLCGENGEYHSFVYDGPIFKKPVVFTPGKTTFKDNRWFLEIIPK; from the coding sequence ATGGCTAAAACAAAGGCTTTTTGTTGCTGGAGTGGTGGTAAGGATAGCTTATTGGCTTGTGTTAGGGCAAGCAAAGAAGTTAAGGTTACCTATCTTTTAAATATGGCGGATGAAAATGGTATCTCCTCTCGTTCACACGGACTTGGTTCAAATGTATTGAAACTCCAGGCTGAGATAATCGGTATCCCGCTTGTTCAGAAGAAAACCAGCCGACAAACCTATGAACAAAGGTTTAAGGAGGCGATAGCTGAGATTAAAAATCTGGGTGTTTCTCAAGGTGTATTTGGCGATATTGATGTTGTAGAACATCGAGATTGGATTGAGCGGGTCTGTCGAGAAAAGGAGATAACCCCAATATTTCCCTTGTGGGAAGCAGATAGAGAGGAGATGCTTGCAGAATTTATGCAGGCTGGCTTTAGAGCCGTGGTTGTCTCAAACAAAATAGGACAAGAATGGTTGGGTAGAGAGATAGATGAGCAGTTTGTCAACGAACTGAAGGCATTGGGGAACATTGACCTATGCGGCGAAAATGGCGAATATCACAGCTTTGTCTATGATGGACCTATATTTAAAAAACCGGTAGTATTTACCCCGGGTAAAACTACCTTTAAAGACAATCGCTGGTTTTTGGAGATAATTCCAAAATAA
- a CDS encoding cobyric acid synthase yields MKKAKTIQICGTGSGVGKSILVAGLCRIFLQEGFKVAPFKAQNMALNSAVTQDGLEIGRAQAMQAQACGLKPTVDMNPVLLKPTSNVNSQVIVYGKPIGNMSAFQYYNYKSKVFTQVKKSLNRLRQEFDIVVIEGAGSPAEINLKKYDIVNMRIARLIKSPVLLVGDIDRGGVFAWLLGTLQLLSESEKKLVKGFIINKFRGDKTLLKNGLRFLERESGKKVVGVVPYYDDIKLPQEDSLFFDQPKKNKVKQNTIKIVVVRLPHISNFTDFDVFEQEEVDFEYSVDINDIKKADCIILPGSKNTCNDLEFLYEKGIADVIKQKAEQGYVIIGICGGYQMLGNNIRDTFGVEGKKSVQGLGLLDMETQFNKEKSTYQVQAKDLNRNLLINGYEIHHGLTKINGSYLFLIIKRGDKKVHIKDGAVNYAGNVWGTYIHGLFDNPLFRHNFLNELRKKKGLPIKQGMGEFSQDKEYDKLADLLRENLEMEFIKEIIGVYNG; encoded by the coding sequence ATGAAAAAGGCAAAAACTATTCAAATTTGTGGAACGGGCTCAGGTGTAGGGAAGAGTATTCTGGTAGCAGGGTTGTGCCGAATCTTTCTTCAGGAAGGATTTAAGGTAGCACCTTTTAAGGCACAAAATATGGCACTTAATTCCGCTGTTACTCAAGATGGTCTGGAAATCGGTCGGGCTCAGGCAATGCAAGCACAAGCCTGTGGATTAAAACCTACAGTTGATATGAATCCTGTATTACTTAAGCCGACCAGTAATGTCAACTCCCAGGTCATTGTTTATGGCAAGCCAATCGGAAATATGTCTGCCTTTCAATATTACAACTACAAATCAAAGGTATTTACTCAGGTCAAAAAATCTCTGAATAGATTAAGGCAGGAATTTGATATTGTGGTCATAGAGGGTGCAGGCTCACCCGCAGAGATTAATCTAAAAAAATACGATATTGTCAATATGCGGATTGCTCGGTTAATAAAATCGCCTGTATTGTTAGTCGGCGATATTGACCGAGGTGGTGTTTTTGCCTGGTTACTGGGCACATTACAACTTCTGTCTGAGTCCGAAAAAAAGTTAGTCAAAGGCTTTATCATTAATAAATTTAGAGGTGACAAAACCCTTTTGAAAAATGGACTGCGTTTTCTGGAAAGAGAATCAGGTAAAAAAGTGGTTGGTGTTGTTCCTTATTATGATGACATAAAATTGCCTCAAGAAGATTCCCTGTTTTTTGACCAGCCTAAAAAAAACAAGGTTAAACAAAACACAATAAAGATAGTTGTGGTCAGGCTACCGCATATCTCTAACTTTACTGATTTTGATGTCTTTGAACAGGAAGAAGTGGATTTTGAGTATAGCGTTGATATAAATGATATAAAAAAGGCAGACTGTATTATTTTACCCGGAAGTAAGAATACCTGCAATGATTTAGAGTTTCTTTATGAGAAAGGAATTGCTGATGTAATAAAACAAAAGGCAGAGCAAGGTTATGTTATCATAGGAATTTGCGGCGGCTATCAGATGCTTGGCAACAATATCCGTGATACCTTTGGCGTGGAAGGTAAAAAGAGTGTCCAAGGACTGGGATTGCTTGATATGGAGACGCAATTTAATAAGGAAAAGAGCACATATCAGGTGCAAGCCAAAGATTTAAACAGAAATCTCCTCATCAATGGTTATGAAATCCATCATGGTTTAACTAAAATTAATGGCTCGTATTTATTTTTAATTATCAAACGCGGGGACAAAAAAGTGCATATTAAAGATGGAGCAGTAAATTATGCGGGTAATGTCTGGGGTACCTATATTCACGGACTTTTTGATAATCCTTTATTTCGACATAATTTCTTAAATGAGCTGAGAAAAAAAAAGGGGTTGCCCATTAAACAAGGGATGGGCGAATTTTCTCAAGATAAGGAATATGATAAACTTGCTGATTTGTTACGAGAAAATCTTGAGATGGAATTTATAAAGGAAATAATTGGTGTCTATAATGGCTAA